The Plasmodium brasilianum strain Bolivian I chromosome 14, whole genome shotgun sequence genome contains a region encoding:
- a CDS encoding RNA pseudouridylate synthase — translation MLVASNIIRWKLRRCKVSSRSSLKRFYRYICNETNEEIITHVYDKKIYEQNVHLYEQCKSHIDLKQNIYYDYFFKENYILPIHKKNVLSRECLNGKRNEKKLNIYSFENKCAISDEKVKREECVHEMYAPLRVEYLEEYKNWDKKIKKEKGKFLEEKKDNKLNVDEPKIEKTKRKSKDNIVKVKEDEEENRKEVRDEKNKSVTNKCSAIKISEMVEKKEAPASSLALDNIILNAPYNRTYAISSDLTSIYIDNSKHFHCDNGKEEEDTEMKICQYCSYKGICSSRFAFNNLKKGILKVNDKIVYENVNVSLNDDKIELTKEGKEFLKKYKITIIINKPKYYLSLSADNKSNKKLLVRNLIRNENKYIEDEHKCMSYFIYKNVNIEKVNNLYVCGRLDANSSGLLIFTQNTLSSNYLLHKYKYKIEKEYEIKTYNEIKEINLKLLRENLFIDGKLIYKCHVQYIDSFTLKIKLYQGFHKMIRKLCLQSNIKIKSLHRVRIGGIHLNNLPMGKWRFLMPNEFFF, via the coding sequence ATGTTAGTAGCATCAAATATAATAAGATGGAAACTTCGAAGATGCAAAGTCAGTTCTAGGAGTAGCTTAAAACGTTTTTAtcgatatatatgtaatgaaaCAAACGAAGAAATAATTACTCATGTAtatgacaaaaaaatatatgaacagaACGTGCACTTATATGAACAGTGCAAAAGCCATATTGACttgaaacaaaatatatattatgattatttttttaaagaaaattacaTACTGCCCATTCATAAGAAAAATGTGTTAAGTAGGGAATGTCTGAATGGAAAaaggaatgaaaaaaaattaaatatatattcctttgAAAACAAATGTGCTATTTCGGATGAAAAGGTAAAACGAGAAGAATGTGTTCATGAAATGTACGCTCCGTTAAGAGTAGAATATTTAGAGGAGTATAAAAATTgggataaaaaaattaaaaaggaaaaggggAAATTTTTAGAAGAGAAAAAGGATAATAAGCTAAATGTAGACGAGcctaaaatagaaaaaaccaaaagaaaaagcaaagACAATATTGTAAAAGTTAAGGaggatgaagaagaaaatcGAAAAGAGGTAAgagatgaaaaaaacaaatctGTCACAAATAAATGTAGTGCCATAAAAATAAGTGAGAtggtagaaaaaaaagaagcaccCGCATCCTCATTAGCATtagataatataattttaaatgctCCTTATAATAGAACATACGCTATTAGCAGTGATTTAactagtatatatatagataacaGTAAACACTTTCATTGTGATAAtggaaaagaagaagaagatacGGAAATGAAAATTTGCCAATACTGTTCTTATAAAGGCATATGTAGCTCGAGGTTTGCCTTCAACAATTTAAAGAAAGGAATTCTTAAAGTTAATGATAAAATTGTTTATGAAAATGTTAATGTTTCCCTTAATGATGATAAGATCGAATTAacaaaagaaggaaaagaattcttaaaaaaatataaaatcacTATCATTATTAATAAGCCTAAATATTACCTTTCTCTTTCAGCTGATAacaaatcaaataaaaaattactgGTAAGAAATTTAataagaaatgaaaataaatacattgaAGATGAACATAAATGTAtgagttattttatttataaaaatgttaatattgaaaaggttaataatttatatgtgtgtgGCAGACTGGATGCAAATTCAAGCGGGCTGCTAATTTTTACGCAAAATACTTTATCAAGTAATTacttattacataaatataaatataaaattgaaaaagaataTGAAATCAAAACATacaatgaaataaaagaaataaatttaaagttACTAcgagaaaatttatttattgatggtaaattaatatataaatgtcatgtacaatatatagatagttttacactaaaaattaaattataccAAGGATTTCATAAAATGATAAGAAAATTATGCTTACAGtcaaacattaaaataaaatcctTGCATAGGGTAAGAATAGGCGGAATTCACTTGAATAATTTGCCCATGGGGAAATGGCGTTTCCTTATGCCCAATGAGTTTTTCTTCTGA
- a CDS encoding kinetochore protein SPC24 — MNQVSAKSKFKTNEFINNENKNVRFMNKAKSNLNGVSKCTINGQTTQPSHKQIYIKNSNLKQRTYNNILKPPFKSSLKSNQNGSHKIPPVSFIKPAHNELGNGGKKVSLYDTRNLTNNNFKKPHFNKLIAQNHSDNRFDEQKNVRRNLNEDIHLEKDATGNAVSSNVTIGNKYSILYNSPYNCEGGEENTNKNVSGNNVEGIMYSYTSPVKRKYNAIEGVNKNYDNENKDLKRSDKKFDQSNYDFDNSKSYHSMNNVSSNTKENSNVHNSKLNFENKPTNGSGDDDSNGDANGSSNADDNYNYKYNNGNINTDGNMNSSGNLISSGKIISNGKIISSGKIIGSGKIISSGKIIGNGNIIGSGNIIGSGKIIGSGKIIGSGNIINSGSGKHSGDGNKESAKGPSANIFFGSNKESTILNRSLPTMYATSGVNVNTTFNNNMNKNFNFASHTLGRNNTNYERLKNSDNCLNVRNKLGSTNANTNFNESSSNYINRNLNSSLYYLNGLVTRNEQNDERHLQYITDTNSEKILNNSNKNDMFNTSTFEVLSEENFNAHVKRKTYYKKGINDSHHVEGGGGVTTKHSSSNRKNISNNSLSFTNLLKEDAVNQQVNSVFLSNEKGVLKNSLIESNNQDLKMLSNSYHDSEVNDIGSTGGRSISKSATKSGSRNGSRNGSRNGSRNGSRNGSRNGSRNGSRNGSRNGSRNGSRNGSRNGSRNGSRNGSGNGSRSGSRSGSRSGSRSGSRSGSRNDDRRGNKPNGHKKQGERTMEGIYYSKYDEINSISRGVQEMDLKKTRGMRIHNMMDAYKNRDNNFLHFQNIVHNITECSNSEKDIDILYKNVMILNNYSLNFNSENDCIGEIINIRNSVNSNIQNIQQAIYNKKKNVQDKRNIVNEEYETISQKLRECESIFCDTNDERGERKLKVFYEIDEKKNILRKKYEIKKMLLKKIEYKIQKLQEYTDAVKLKTLATSRRYKKTFLLIEELFRLKIIKDDEKQIEVCLIPKNTNTNMWHRLQLDKNEITSDASDYLWSQIETFVDKEMIDDYF, encoded by the exons ATGAATCAGGTCTCGGCAAAATCAAAATTTAAGACAAAcgaatttattaataatgaaaataagaatGTTAGATTCATGAACAAAGCTAAAAGTAATTTAAATGGAGTTAGTAAATGCACAATAAATGGACAGACTACACAACCATCACATaaacagatatatataaagaactCCAACTTGAAACAAcgaacatataataatattttgaaacCCCCATTTAAAAGTAGTCTCAAAAGTAATCAGAATGGTTCTCACAAAATTCCTCCAGTAAGTTTTATAAAACCTGCACACAATGAATTAGGAAATGGAGGTAAAAAAGTATCTCTATATGATACAAGAAATTTGAcaaataacaattttaagAAGCCGCATTTCAATAAATTAATAGCGCAGAACCATAGTGATAATAGATTTGACGAACAGAAGAATGTAAGAAGGAACCTTAATGAGGATATTCATTTGGAAAAAGACGCTACTGGTAATGCAGTTAGCAGTAATGTAACTATAggtaataaatattctataCTGTATAACAGTCCCTACAATTGCGAAGGCGGTGAGGAAAACACTAATAAGAACGTCAGTGGTAACAACGTGGAGGGTATTATGTACTCATACACGTCGCCagtaaaaaggaaatataatgCTATAGAAggtgttaataaaaattatgacaaTGAAAATAAGGACCTTAAAAGGTCAGATAAAAAGTTCGATCAAAGTAATTACGATTTTGATAACAGTAAAAGTTATCATAGTATGAACAACGTGTCAAGTAATACAAAGGAAAATTCGAATGTTCATAATTCGAAGTTAAACTTCGAAAATAAGCCCACAAACGGTAGTGGGGACGATGATAGTAATGGAGATGCTAATGGTAGTAGTAATGCTgatgataattataattataaatataataatggtaatatCAACACTGATGGGAACATGAACAGTAGTGGTAACTTAATCAGTAGTGGTAAAATAATCAGTAATGGTAAAATAATCAGTAGTGGTAAAATAATCGGTAGTGGCAAAATAATCAGTAGTGGTAAAATAATCGGTAATGGTAACATAATCGGTAGTGGTAACATAATCGGTAGTGGTAAAATAATCGGTAGTGGTAAAATAATCGGTAGTGGTAACATAATCAATAGTGGAAGTGGTAAACATAGCGGAGATGGTAATAAGGAAAGTGCTAAGGGACCGAGTgccaatatattttttggtaGTAATAAAGAGAGTACAATCCTAAATAGATCACTGCCAACAATGTATGCTACCAGTGGAGTTAATGTAAATACCACGTTCAacaataatatgaacaagaattttaattttgccTCACACACGTTGGGAAGGAATAACACTAATTATGAGCGTTTGAAAAATAGTGATAATTGTTTGAATG TCAGGAATAAATTAGGGAGTACTAATGCTAACacaaattttaatgaatctAGTAGCAATTACATAAATCGAAATCTCAACAgttctttatattatttgaatgGATTAGTAACTAGAAATGAGCAAAATGATGAGAGGCATTTACAATACATAACAGACACTAATagtgaaaaaatattgaataatTCAAATAAGAATGATATGTTTAATACTAGTACATTTGAAGTATTAAgtgaagaaaattttaatgcacatgtaaaaaggaaaacttattataaaaaagggaTCAATGATAGCCACCACGTAGAAGGAGGGGGAGGAGTGACCACCAAGCacagtagtagtaatagaaAGAATATATCAAACAATTCTTTGAGCTTTACTAATTTATTGAAGGAGGACGCCGTCAACCAACAAGTGAACTCCgtttttttaagtaatgaaaaaggggttctaaaaaatagtttaatAGAATCGAATAATCAGGATCTTAAAATGTTGTCTAATTCTTATCACGATTCGGAAGTGAACGACATCGGTAGCACGGGTGGTAGAAGCATCAGTAAAAGCGCTACTAAAAGTGGTAGTAGAAATGGTAGTAGAAATGGTAGTAGAAACGGTAGTAGAAATGGTAGTAGAAATGGTAGTAGAAATGGTAGTAGAAATGGTAGTAGAAATGGTAGTAGAAATGGTAGTAGAAATGGTAGTAGAAATGGTAGTAGAAACGGTAGTAGAAACGGTAGTAGAAACGGTAGTGGAAACGGTAGTAGAAGCGGTAGTAGAAGCGGTAGTAGAAGCGGTAGTAGAAGCGGTAGTAGAAGCGGTAGTAGAAACGATGACAGACGTGGTAATAAACCGAATGGGCATAAGAAGCAGGGGGAAAGAACCATGGAAGGTATCTATTACAGCAAGTACGACGAAATAAATAGCATATCGAGGGGTGTACAGGAAATGGATTTGAAAAAGACAAGGGGAATGAGAATACATAACATGATGGATGCTTACAAAAATAgggataataattttttgcattttcaaaatattgttcataatataaCAGAATGTAGTAATAGTGAAAAAGacatagatatattatataaaaacgttatgattttgaataattattctttaaatttcAATAGTGAAAATGATTGTATAGGTGAGATAATAAACATAAGAAATAGTgttaatagtaatatacaGAATATACAACAAgcaatttataataaaaaaaaaaatgtacaggATAAACGAAATATTGTTAATGAAGAGTATGAAACAATTTCACAAAAATTAAGGGAATGTGAATCCATATTTTGTGATACTAATGATGAAAGAGGAGAAAGGAAGTTAAAAGTTTTTTACGaaatagatgaaaaaaaaaatatacttagaaagaaatatgaaatcaaaaaaatgctattaaaaaaaattgaatataaaatacaaaaactCCAAGAATATACAGATGCGGTTAAACTTAAAACCTTAGCCACATCTAggagatataaaaaaacatttctATTAATTGAAGAATTATTTCgattgaaaataataaaagatgaTGAGAAACAAATAGAAGTATGTTTAATTCccaaaaatacaaatactaACATGTGGCACAGGCTTCAATTAGACAAGAATGAAATAACGTCTGACGCAAGTGACTATTTGTGGAGTCAGATTGAAACCTTCGTTGACAAAGAAATGATTGACGATTACTTTTGA
- a CDS encoding protein KIC2 — protein sequence MNSESKSDRSETTKKYEFEDIGNLQKDICELNHNINDENKFSEIQKEANVDIFDMHYTEISNTFVKVYEKGDDNNDNVRRKSIIINSNSNSNNNSNDSNNDNNDSNNDNNDSNNDNNINNNNTNNTNNTNNTNNSNNRNNNSNDSRSIVENLIQSNDDDNIHINIEGCSELSKNGGDEKNDFSLNNISENSYEHVKVNLSNHNFTEVDSFPRNEMNEDNSDECKMKMKIQNLLKLVGLLKAQINQKDQEIYKMEVDFKMRKEKNEKNIYMLDELIAESETNTERVEADNFLMKKMKSILISQNEEIVSLNEELKKKSKEIYYLNEANITKNEKLVELKKEIETNYMQLKEYKSIQNELEVDVNNKMYNAESYLNITNQKLMENNINIREKKLNIEKQKRVIKELYNQLNKKEENISELRSIIESIELNNSRDIIKYKQNNMDLINRLSLNNSLMNSQKIEIENMHMNYKQLEEELKNKDNELKKLHQNLLAKDDENNKMLHDINRLKFDMEIKNIDVSNIKQKIKNIKKEYSIHLKKQKEKFTGVINEIYKEKDEIIKNHVDKLSKLTSQYNEMVSLNEDIKNEMNFLKDEILKKSCEIEKLQDRLLDYESKLLIYENNNEIKILKKSEDHLRKLLSKHIHRNEQLLNTTLLLQKSTLENNTLEKKIIELKAKTYRKDQEIKKLQETNTRKKDPNSNSNISEDIILTSADNSNNKSNNNNNNSNNNSSNNNNSNNNNSSNSNYNSVNNINIDVNSDTHIINNLRNFNNCCTDEDNSIYMLKKTSEKNNMLDVFVENEDKIQNMKDSFPSSFNDDPVHVALCEYLNCMKKNNTSFKINKINDNTYLLNNKKVFIKFINGDLYVEDGAYPVKLHDYLLGITD from the exons atgaatagTGAGAGTAAGTCGGACAGAAGTGAAACAACGAAAAAGTACGAATTTGAAGATATTGGTAATTTACAGAAGGACATTTGTGAGTTGAATCATAACATAAATGATGAAAACAAATTTAGTGAAATACAGAAAGAGGCAAATGTTGATATATTTGATATGCATTACACTGAAATAAGCAACACTTTTGTAAAGGTGTATGAAAAAGgggatgataataatgacaaTGTTAGAAGAAAGagtataattattaacagtaatagtaatagtaataacaatagtaatgatagtaataacgataataatgatagtaataacgataataatgatagtaataacgataataatattaacaacaataacaCGAATAACACGAATAACACGAATAACAcgaataacagtaataacaggaataacaatagtaatgATAGTAGGAGCATTGTTGAAAATTTGATTCAAAgtaatgatgatgataatatCCATATTAATATAGAAGGGTGCAGTGAATTAAGTAAAAACGGAGGTGATGAAAAGAACGATTTCAGTTTAAATAACATTTCAGAAAATTCTTATGAACATGTTAAGGTGAATTTATCAAATCATAATTTCACGGAAGTGGATAGTTTCCCGCGGAATGAAATGAATGAAGACAATTCCGATGaatgtaaaatgaaaatgaaaattcaaaatttgcTAAAATTGGTAGGACTTTTAAAAGCACAAATAAATCAAAAGGATCAAGAAATTTACAAAATGG aAGTAGATTTCAAAAtgagaaaggaaaaaaatgaaaagaatatttatatgctgGATGAACTAATTGCAGAGAGTGAAACAAACACAGAAAGAGTAGAAGCGGATAATTTccttatgaaaaaaatgaaaagcaTCTTAATATCGCAGAATGAAGAAATAGTTTCATTGaatgaagaattaaaaaaaaaatcaaaagaaatttattatcTTAATGAAgcaaatataacaaaaaatgaaaaattggttgaattaaaaaaagagatcGAAACAAACTATATGCAGTTGAAAGAATATAAGAGCATTCAAAACGAGCTAGAGGTtgatgtaaataataaaatgtacaatGCAGAAAGCTAtctaaatataacaaatcaaaaattaatggaaaacaatattaatataagggaaaaaaagctaaatatagaaaaacaaaaaagagtaATAAAAGAGTTATATAATCAATTAAATAAGAAAGAGGAAAATATTTCAGAACTTAGAAGTATTATTGAAAGTATTGAACTAAATAATAGTAgagatattataaaatataaacaaaataatatggaCCTGATAAACAGGTTAAGCTTAAATAACTCTCTAATGAATAGtcaaaaaattgaaattgaaaatatgcatatgaattataaacaattagaagaagaattaaaaaataaagacaatgaattaaaaaaattgcaccAAAATCTTTTAGCGAAGGATGAcgaaaataacaaaatgttACATGATATAAACAGACTTAAATTTgatatggaaataaaaaatattgatgtttctaatataaaacaaaaaattaaaaatattaaaaaagaatattctatacatttaaaaaaacaaaaagagaaatttACAGGTGttattaatgaaatttacaaagaaaaagatgaaattataaaaaatcatGTTGACAAGTTGTCAAAATTGACTTCTCAATACAATGAAATGGTTTCCCTTAAcgaagatataaaaaatgaa ATGAATTTTCTGAAGGATGAAATTCTGAAAAAGTCCTGTGAAATCGAAAAGTTGCAAGATCGTTTGTTAGATTACGAATCgaaattgttaatatatgaaaacaacaatgaaattaaaatattaaaaaaaagtgaagaTCATCTGAGGAAGCTTCTAAGCAAACATATACACAGAAATGAGCAACTGCTAAATACAACCCTTCTGTTACAAAAATCGACGTTAGAAAATAACACactagagaaaaaaataattgagtTAAAAGCTAAAACGTACAGAAAGGatcaagaaataaaaaaactacaGGAAACAAACACTAGAAAAAAGGATCCAAATAGTAATTCGAATATCAGTGAAGATATTATTCTGACCAGTGCAgataacagtaataacaaaagtaataataataataataatagtaataacaatagtagtaataacaataatagtaataacaataatagtagtaatagtaattataatagcgttaataatattaatattgatGTTAATAGTGACACGcatattattaacaatttGAGAAATTTTAACAACTGTTGTACGGATGAAGATAATTCcatttatatgttaaaaaaaacaagtgagaaaaataatatgctcGATGTATTTGTAGAAAATGAAgataaaattcaaaatatgaaAGATTCCTTCCCCAGTTCATTTAATGATGACCCTGTTCATGTAGCCTTATGTGAATATCTTAATTGTATGAAGAAGAATAATACTTcctttaaaataaacaaaattaatgatAACACTTATTTgttgaataataaaaaagtgttcataaaatttatcaATGGCGATCTGTATGTAGAAGATGGTGCATATCCAGTCAAGTTGCATGATTACTTGCTAGGTATTACAGACTAA
- a CDS encoding elongator complex protein 3 — protein sequence MKMSRKMKERMRELLEKIGASNNDETGNYVKKVGKNKKEIEEDVSEKAKTVTDSSNEINSNQRSYEDDILNETSDDEGDNDKHRNDNSTSNSNYSNGNNNSNNVLYENSMRRADVTNEKDIGFYINDVIKRNYPIEYEDNNIYPKVYCYEPTSFENFKKKLKNKNELRHYECYSSTMNEFFYKYNENYYDEILKNENFKKFAEELWSNRRYIENETQYNELCIQLRKKFKVSPSKHQISVALQYHYLQTLKDEKGDSIHDTGERKSNRGSNTSDVSNPSTGCDDTTIEENRVGIMNDNGIDNVNDKRVGNIRDNMVENVVDMKESTDCGSNEIVVNKKGKDVKFVLENVNKMIIAKEIKNYKDLDKESVHFLQINKRKGVRSNSGVLVVTIITHPHQFSCKYDCHYCPNEPNQPRSYLSTEPAILRANQNNFDVICQFFNRTTTLVNNGHVPDKIEILVLGGTWSCYDLNYQKEFIRDVYYSANIYPVLKDRRAKLSLEKEQEINEQSNCRIIGLTLETRPDQINKDELIRLRSYGCTRVQLGIQHTDDYILKKVNRQCTLKDCIRAIYLLKENGFKVDIHIMPDLPYSNVHKDISMFKEILCSTDLQADQWKIYPCEITPFTKIEKWYNNNEFKPYFETDKNLLISLILLVKKSIHPWIRLNRVIRDIPNPSIIAGNNITNMRQLIANEMNIRNIFCQCIRCKEVKNQQIQTKKDSIFLKIFKYSTLGGDEFFITFQGTKKQVNKEVLRYSKRKRKRGKTTEKGRKDAINCNSSIKSGTATHCGKQNGIASSSTLPCGEKEDAIGLSSILSTSQYMPDAESFMCNKEMDKVHKSEDVKINESNSGNASVLNNFTDDNRSSSDMVRKRKTVHQDNKLYSSFDDDKDYDNKHLLLGFLRLRLRYKNNYCDERPFKCLENAALIRELHIYGSLLKHDDFKDDLNFVQHKGLGKSLVLVAEIIAYYYKYNKMSIIAGIGTKEYYKKLGYTKEETYMTKILDREIIFKNYILNRSRIGKTLTIYDYNLNHCLYLMHKEICEPPKFKRSEIKELNRYINDNIIPLGSQFCHESFKNESTPYTIDVDTLLDIRERNMLITPIVDLLKKLADKYLLKDNGKYLRNGGGESSCESITGSGSNGTCDSICNKICKYLDKYLVKYVGKYFVKNRGIFNASTLLLFGTTLFLTTQIIKKKKNIPL from the coding sequence atgaagatgAGCCGTAAAATGAAAGAACGTATGAGGGAACTCCTTGAAAAGATAGGAGCGagtaataatgatgaaaCTGGGAATTATGTCAAAAAAGTagggaaaaataagaaagaaaTAGAAGAGGATGTGTCAGAGAAGGCAAAAACAGTTACAGATAGTAGCAACGAGATTAATTCAAATCAAAGAAGCTATGAAGATGATATTCTTAATGAAACAAGTGATGACGAAGGTGATAATGATAAGCATAGAAATGATAATAGTACtagtaatagtaattatagtaatggtaataacaatagtaataatgtgCTGTACGAAAACAGTATGAGAAGAGCGGACGtaacaaatgaaaaagatattGGATTCTACATCAATGAcgttataaaaagaaattatccCATCGAGTATGAGGATAACAATATATACCCAAAAGTATACTGTTACGAACCAACGAgctttgaaaattttaaaaaaaaattaaaaaataaaaatgaattaaggCATTATGAGTGTTATTCGTCAACTATGAACgaatttttctataaatataatgagaATTATTATGacgaaattttaaaaaatgaaaattttaaaaaatttgcgGAAGAATTGTGGTCAAATAGAAGGTATATAGAAAATGAAACAcaatataatgaattatgTATTCAgttgagaaaaaaatttaaagttAGTCCTTCAAAGCATCAAATTAGTGTTGCTCTACAATATCATTATTTGCAAACGTTAAAGGATGAAAAGGGGGATTCTATTCATGATACAGGGGAAAGGAAGAGCAATAGAGGATCCAACACCTCCGACGTTTCAAACCCGTCCACTGGTTGTGATGATACCACAATTGAGGAAAACAGGGTAGGCATTATGAACGATAACGGGATAGACAATGTTAACGATAAGAGAGTAGGCAATATTCGTGATAACATGGTGGAAAACGTTGTTGATATGAAGGAATCCACTGACTGTGGTAGTAACGAAATCGTGGTTAACAAAAAGGGGAAGGACGTGAAGTTCGTGCTAGAAAATGTAAACAAGATGATTATCGCGAAGGAGATTAAAAACTACAAGGATTTGGATAAAGAAAGTGTTCACTTTCTACAAATAAACAAGCGTAAAGGAGTTAGATCAAATAGTGGAGTGTTAGTAGTTACCATAATTACTCACCCGCATCAGTTTAGTTGCAAATATGATTGTCATTATTGTCCGAATGAACCAAATCAGCCAAGATCGTACTTATCTACAGAACCCGCAATTTTAAGGGCTAACCAAAATAATTTCGATGTGATTtgtcaattttttaatagaacAACTACTTTAGTAAATAATGGACATGTACCagataaaattgaaatattaGTCTTAGGTGGAACATGGAGTTGTTATGATTTAAATTATCAGAAAGAATTTATAAGAGATGTTTACTATTCTGCTAATATTTATCCTGTGTTAAAAGATAGAAGAGCAAAATTAAGTTTGGAAAAAGAAcaagaaataaatgaacaaagtAACTGTAGAATAATTGGGTTGACATTAGAAACAAGGCCTGATCAGATAAATAAGGATGAGCTCATAAGACTACGTTCCTATGGTTGTACAAGAGTACAATTAGGTATACAACATACAGatgattatattttgaaaaaggtGAATAGGCAATGTACATTAAAAGATTGCATAAGagcaatatatttattaaaagaaaatggaTTTAAAgtagatatacatataatgcCTGATTTACCATATTCAAATGTACATAAGGATATTAGTATgtttaaagaaattttatgttCAACAGATTTACAAGCGGATCAATGGAAAATTTATCCATGTGAAATTACTCcatttacaaaaattgaaaaatggtataataataatgaattcAAGCCATATTTCGAAACAGATAAAAATTTGCTTATTTCTCTTATTTTACTTGTAAAGAAATCCATTCATCCATGGATTAGATTAAACAGAGTTATTAGGGATATACCCAACCCGTCAATTATTGCTGGTAATAATATAACCAATATGAGGCAGCTTATAGCAAATGAAATGAACATAAGAAACATTTTCTGTCAATGTATTCGATGTAAAGAAGTCAAAAATCAGCAAATCCAAACAAAAAAggattcaatttttttaaaaatatttaaatattctacATTGGGTGGAGAcgaattttttataactttcCAGGGAACAAAGAAGCAAGTTAACAAAGAGGTGTTAAGGTACAGCAAGCGGAAGAggaaaagaggaaaaacTACAGAAAAGGGGAGAAAAGACGCCATAAATTGTAATAGCAGTATAAAAAGTGGAACTGCTACTCACTGTGGAAAACAGAATGGCATTGCCAGTAGTTCTACTCTCCCATGTGGTGAGAAGGAGGACGCAATAGGCCTATCATCCATATTAAGTACTAGTCAATATATGCCAGATGCTGAATCGTTCATGTGCAATAAGGAGATGGACAAGGTGCATAAGAGTGAGGATGTAAAGATAAATGAAAGTAATAGCGGTAATGCATCAGTACTTAATAATTTCACAGATGATAACAGATCAAGTAGCGATATGgttagaaaaagaaaaacagtACACCaagataataaattatatagcAGTTTTGATGATGATAAGGATTATGAcaataaacatttattacTTGGTTTCTTACGGTTACGTTtaagatataaaaacaaCTACTGCGATGAGAGACCATTTAAATGTTTAGAGAATGCAGCTTTGATTAGAgagttacatatatatggatCATTGTTAAAACATGATGATTTCAAAGAtgatttaaattttgtaCAACATAAAGGCCTAGGCAAAAGTTTAGTGTTAGTAGCTGAAATTATTGCATACTActataaatacaataaaatgtCTATTATTGCTGGTATTGGTACgaaagaatattataaaaaattaggaTATACAAAAGAAGAAACATATATGACCAAGATTTTGGATAgagaaattatatttaaaaattatatacttaaCCGCAGCAGAATTGGAAAAACACTTACTATTTATGACTACAATTTAAATCACTGCCTTTATTTAATGCACAAAGAAATATGCGAACCTCCAAAATTTAAACGAAGTGAAATAAAAGAGTTAAATAGgtatattaatgataatattattccACTAGGATCACAATTCTGTCATGAGTCTTTCAAAAATGAATCCACTCCGTACACGATAGATGTTGATACGCTACTAGACATTCGTGAGCGTAATATGCTTATTACTCCCATCGTCgaccttttaaaaaaattggcAGATAAGTATTTACTTAAAGATAATGGCAAATATTTACGTAACGGTGGGGGTGAGAGTAGCTGTGAGAGTATAACTGGCAGCGGAAGTAATGGCACATGTGACAGCATATGTAATAAGATATGTAAGTACCTGGACAAGTATTTAGTCAAATATGTTGGAAAATATTTCGTTAAAAATAGGGGCATTTTCAATGCATCCACTCTTCTACTCTTCGGTACCACCCTTTTCCTTACCACCcagataattaaaaagaagaaaaatataccGTTGTGA